In bacterium, the sequence GGTCGAGTACTTTGTGGACGTCGGCCGCCGCACCGCGCTGCCGTTCCTGATCTATCATATTCCCGGGAGGGCGGCCGTCTCGGTGGAGCTCGACACGATGGAGCGGATCGCCGAACGGCTCCCCACGCTCGTGGGCATCAAGCAGGCGGTCAATGACCTCGGCTTCGTGAGCCAGCTGCTCGATCGCTTCGGGCCGGAGTTCCGCGTCTTCGTGGGCCTCGAGGAACTGAGCTTCCCGATGCTTGCGATCGGCGCCTCGGGGTTGATGAACGCGGTGGGCAACCTCGCCCCCCGGAAAGTGGCGCGATTGTACGAAGCTGTCGCCTCACGCGATCTCGACGAGGCCAGGCGTCTTCACTACGAGCTGTTCGAGCTGAACCGCGCGGTGTTCTGGGACACCAATCCGATCCCGATCAAGTACATGATGAAGCGCCTGGGGCTCATCGCCGCCAACGAGCACCGGCTGCCGATGGTTCCCGCGGAAAAGGCGCTCGCGGTCCGGCTCGACGCGGTGCTGGACCGGGCGAAGCTGCCCCCCGTGCAGCGTCCCGTTGAGGCGATCTAGGGGCCGCGCCGCTGCGGCGCGGACAGAGAGGGAGAGGCGATGAGCTACCGAGACTTGCGTGGCTGGATGACCCAGGTGGAGGAGCTCGGGGAACTCAAGGTCGTCCAGAAGGCAGACTGGAACGTCGAGATCGGGGTCATCACCGAGATCGTGATGAACCGGCACGGACCGGCGCTCTTGTTCGACGACATCACGGGGTACCCCGCGGGCTACCGCATCGTCGCCAACGCGCTCGGCGGGCCGAAGCGTCTGGCGTACACGCTCGGCCTGCCGACGGACCGGGACATCAAGGAGCTGGTGCCGCTGTGGCAGCAGAAGAAAGCGGCGCTCCGGCCGATCCCGCCAAAGGTCGTGAAGGACGGTCCGGTCATGGAGAACGTCGCCCGCGGCGAGGACGTGGATCTGTTGAAGTTTCCGACGCCGAAATGGCACGAGCACGACGGCGGCCGGTACATCGGCACGGGGAGCGTCGACATCACCCGCGATCCAGAGGAAGGGTGGGTGAACCTGGGCTGCTACCGGGTGATGGTGCATGAACGGAATCAGGTGGGATTCTACATCTCGCCCGGGAAGCAGGGGCGCATCCAGCGGGAGAAGTGGTTTGCGCGGGGCGGGCCGATGCCGATCGCGATGTCATTCGGGCACGATCCGGCGATCTTCATGGCGGGCTCGTTGGAGATCCCGTGGGGGATGTCGGAGTACGACTGGGTGGGCGGGGTGAAAGGACAGCCCGTCGAGGTGATCGAGGGCCCGGTGACGGGGCTGCCCATTCCGGCGCACGCGGAGATCGTGATCGAGGGCTTCGTGGATCCGGGCCACAAGCTGCCGGAGGGCCCGTTTGGGGAGTGGACGGGGTACTACGCCAGCAAGCAGCGGGAGGAGCCGGTGGTGAAGGTGGCCGCGCTGTACCACCGCAACCAGCCGATCCTCCTGGGGTCCCCGCCCGTCAAGCCTCCCTCGGAGCTGGCCTACTATCGCGCGTTCCTGCGCGCAGCGGCGATCGACGAAGAGCTCAAGGCCTCCGGCGTTCCCGACGTGACGGGCGTCTGGTGCCACGAGGTGGGGGGCTCGCGGCTGTTCAACGTCGTGGCCATTAAGCAGCGCTATTCGGGGCACGCGAAGCAGGCGGCGGTCGTCGCTTCGCAGTGTCACGCCGGGGCGTACCTCGGGCGCTTTACCGTGGTGGTGGACGAGGATATCGATGTGATGAACCTCGAGGAGGTCATGTGGGCGATCTGCACCCGCTGCGATCCGGAGAAGGACATCGACATCCTCCGGCGGTGCTGGAGCGGCCCGCTCGACCCGATCATCCCGCCGGGGCAGAAGGGGCTGAACTCGCGGGCGATCATCGACGCCACCCGGCCGTTCGAGTGGCGGGACCAGTTTCCCGTGGTCGCCGAATCGAGTCCTGAGCGCCGTGCCGAGGTGCTGAAGAAGTGGGGGCACATCGTCCTCTCGTGAGCGAGGCCCGGCGCCGCGCACCGGTCGGCC encodes:
- the dapA gene encoding 4-hydroxy-tetrahydrodipicolinate synthase; amino-acid sequence: MNLDDRFLRGSYPPLITPFKDGAVDYETYAALVEYQIAEGSHGIVVNGTTSEPSALTAEERARLVRVAVEASRKRIPVVAATGSQSHAETVWLTEQAVSAGAEAVLVVTPYYIRPPQRGLVEYFVDVGRRTALPFLIYHIPGRAAVSVELDTMERIAERLPTLVGIKQAVNDLGFVSQLLDRFGPEFRVFVGLEELSFPMLAIGASGLMNAVGNLAPRKVARLYEAVASRDLDEARRLHYELFELNRAVFWDTNPIPIKYMMKRLGLIAANEHRLPMVPAEKALAVRLDAVLDRAKLPPVQRPVEAI
- a CDS encoding UbiD family decarboxylase translates to MSYRDLRGWMTQVEELGELKVVQKADWNVEIGVITEIVMNRHGPALLFDDITGYPAGYRIVANALGGPKRLAYTLGLPTDRDIKELVPLWQQKKAALRPIPPKVVKDGPVMENVARGEDVDLLKFPTPKWHEHDGGRYIGTGSVDITRDPEEGWVNLGCYRVMVHERNQVGFYISPGKQGRIQREKWFARGGPMPIAMSFGHDPAIFMAGSLEIPWGMSEYDWVGGVKGQPVEVIEGPVTGLPIPAHAEIVIEGFVDPGHKLPEGPFGEWTGYYASKQREEPVVKVAALYHRNQPILLGSPPVKPPSELAYYRAFLRAAAIDEELKASGVPDVTGVWCHEVGGSRLFNVVAIKQRYSGHAKQAAVVASQCHAGAYLGRFTVVVDEDIDVMNLEEVMWAICTRCDPEKDIDILRRCWSGPLDPIIPPGQKGLNSRAIIDATRPFEWRDQFPVVAESSPERRAEVLKKWGHIVLS